The Paeniglutamicibacter cryotolerans genome window below encodes:
- a CDS encoding amino acid ABC transporter ATP-binding protein, with amino-acid sequence MIEDNGHISADTLSVDIGPSSLMAAEGLSEDEALLRRKSLSVHGLSKSFGNRTLFSDVSLSVSRGEILGLVGPSGTGKSTLLRCMNLLETPTSGELQLAGQMLFKEKVLLDTKELIVLRRSLGMVFQHFNLFPNLSALDNVVLAQVQGLKRSRAEAEDRAVDLLTRVGLKNAINHRPSELSGGMQQRVAIARALALDPKVLLLDEPTSAIDPELRIEVRSVISELAEKDVTMVLVTHELDFVQRVATKVAFLADGGVVEVGSAQQVLRDPQHERTRRFLNAVKG; translated from the coding sequence ATGATCGAAGATAACGGCCACATTTCAGCTGACACTCTCAGCGTAGACATCGGCCCGAGTTCACTCATGGCAGCAGAAGGGCTCAGCGAAGACGAAGCGCTGCTGCGTCGTAAATCCCTCTCAGTGCATGGTCTGAGTAAGTCTTTTGGCAATCGGACACTCTTCTCCGATGTGTCTTTGTCCGTCAGCCGTGGTGAAATTCTCGGGCTCGTTGGGCCAAGCGGTACAGGAAAAAGCACGCTGTTACGTTGCATGAACCTGCTTGAAACGCCAACTTCGGGCGAGCTCCAGCTGGCCGGTCAAATGCTGTTCAAAGAGAAAGTGCTGCTGGACACAAAGGAGCTCATAGTTCTGCGCCGATCCCTCGGCATGGTGTTTCAGCACTTCAATCTGTTTCCGAACTTGAGTGCGCTGGATAATGTGGTGCTCGCTCAAGTGCAGGGGCTCAAACGTAGTCGAGCCGAAGCAGAAGACCGCGCCGTGGACTTGCTTACACGCGTTGGGCTGAAGAATGCCATCAACCACCGTCCCTCCGAGCTCTCCGGAGGTATGCAGCAGCGGGTGGCGATTGCTCGGGCGCTTGCACTAGATCCGAAGGTGCTCCTGCTCGATGAGCCGACTTCTGCCATCGATCCTGAACTGCGTATTGAAGTGCGCTCGGTGATTTCGGAGTTGGCAGAAAAGGACGTCACCATGGTGCTCGTTACACATGAACTCGATTTCGTCCAACGTGTGGCGACGAAGGTCGCATTTCTAGCTGATGGTGGGGTTGTGGAAGTAGGTTCGGCGCAACAGGTACTCCGCGATCCACAGCATGAGCGTACCCGTCGGTTCCTCAATGCGGTGAAAGGCTAG
- a CDS encoding NAD(P)/FAD-dependent oxidoreductase: MTTVNNAPEVAIIGAGVTGMATAWHLSQRGVRVVVIDRVGVGSGMTAIQPGGVRTQWADNDTFELAKESQSFYENFVERTGAQKDPELVHCGYAFVASKPETLEALRATVKEQNAQGVESRMLTPDELAEMVPGLAVDHILGGSFNGSDGYLNSPGAPVAGFAAGAMREGAEVLLEAVKSLERVADGWVLHFGSGETMNVKKVVVAAGAESAKLLAPLGVELPLVAEPRHLFYSDPISERLIEPLVIFQDEHFAVKHLADGSVLASDLVPLPEGAVADESAIRRDLVAKGNRLIETLAYVRFPVMVTGYYDVTPDQQLLLGPVGDLPGLVLACGLNGRGMMLAPAVGRVVADVVVSGNIEAVPTSMRPDRFADGVIRKREQMVI; this comes from the coding sequence ATGACAACAGTGAATAATGCACCTGAAGTGGCCATTATTGGGGCTGGTGTAACCGGGATGGCTACCGCATGGCATCTGAGTCAGCGTGGCGTGCGCGTTGTGGTGATCGACCGAGTCGGTGTCGGCTCAGGCATGACCGCTATTCAGCCGGGAGGTGTGCGCACCCAATGGGCAGACAACGATACTTTTGAGCTCGCCAAAGAGTCGCAGAGCTTCTACGAGAATTTCGTCGAACGGACCGGTGCGCAAAAGGACCCAGAACTCGTTCACTGCGGCTACGCCTTTGTGGCGTCAAAACCGGAGACGCTTGAAGCGCTGAGAGCCACGGTGAAGGAGCAGAATGCTCAGGGCGTTGAGTCTCGTATGCTCACGCCGGATGAGCTTGCGGAGATGGTACCGGGGCTTGCAGTCGATCATATCCTTGGCGGTTCGTTCAACGGATCGGATGGATATCTCAACAGCCCCGGAGCTCCCGTCGCCGGGTTCGCCGCCGGAGCCATGCGCGAGGGGGCAGAAGTGCTTTTGGAAGCAGTGAAAAGCCTCGAACGTGTCGCAGATGGATGGGTACTGCATTTCGGCTCAGGCGAGACAATGAACGTAAAGAAGGTCGTCGTTGCCGCAGGAGCGGAGAGCGCTAAGCTTTTGGCTCCCCTCGGCGTTGAGCTGCCACTGGTGGCTGAGCCTCGCCACCTCTTCTATAGTGACCCAATCAGTGAACGCCTTATTGAACCACTTGTCATCTTTCAAGACGAACACTTCGCGGTGAAGCACCTTGCGGATGGCAGTGTGCTTGCATCTGATCTGGTACCTCTCCCTGAGGGGGCAGTGGCCGATGAATCCGCCATACGTCGCGATTTGGTTGCCAAGGGGAATCGGCTGATCGAAACACTCGCGTACGTACGGTTCCCGGTGATGGTAACGGGATATTACGACGTGACGCCCGACCAGCAGTTGCTCCTTGGTCCAGTTGGCGATCTTCCTGGTCTTGTGCTCGCATGCGGTCTTAACGGTCGGGGCATGATGCTCGCACCCGCAGTGGGACGTGTCGTCGCTGACGTGGTCGTGAGCGGGAATATCGAGGCCGTTCCCACGAGCATGCGACCGGACCGCTTTGCGGACGGAGTCATCCGAAAGCGCGAACAGATGGTTATTTAG
- a CDS encoding Rid family hydrolase: MTPYLLRCPEKEYSEKGKILVSLDRYNTNSYFENFAGYCRAVRIGDRVVVSGTAPVATDGQELADLDTYTQTRHALEAALASAEKLGGSKDLAIFTRLYLAPEASWEDASRAHSEVFDKARPANTTLYIHRLIPPGALVEVEVECGISNN, from the coding sequence ATGACTCCATATTTACTACGTTGCCCGGAAAAAGAATATTCAGAGAAAGGTAAGATTTTGGTTAGCCTAGACCGTTACAACACCAATAGCTATTTTGAGAACTTTGCTGGCTACTGTCGCGCTGTTCGAATTGGTGATCGCGTTGTCGTCAGCGGTACGGCTCCTGTAGCCACCGACGGGCAAGAACTGGCAGATCTCGACACCTATACTCAGACACGCCACGCGCTTGAAGCAGCTCTCGCCTCAGCTGAGAAGCTCGGCGGGAGCAAAGATCTCGCTATTTTTACCCGTCTCTATTTGGCGCCGGAAGCATCCTGGGAGGATGCCTCGCGGGCCCATAGCGAAGTGTTCGATAAGGCGCGTCCAGCGAATACGACACTTTACATCCATCGGCTGATCCCGCCCGGCGCCCTCGTCGAGGTTGAGGTCGAATGCGGCATCTCGAATAACTAG